The following coding sequences lie in one bacterium genomic window:
- a CDS encoding imidazolonepropionase, whose translation MSPTVRLTDAARDGSAGIDLLVTNIGQLCTLDVPAADARGPRRRADMGLLGEVPDAALAVADGRVAGHGPEADLCAALWPDGKRPAGVTVIDAGGRAVIPGFVDPHTHAVFGRTRQDEYERRVKGETYLQIAAAGGGIHASVADTRTRSEEELTDLTVTRLREMQAWGTTTVEIKSGYGLTLDDELKMLRAARAAAERTGMRTVRTCLAAHEIPREYKDDRAAYVRLITEEILPRVAREKLAERCDVFCEPTVFDLEESVIILSRARDLGLRLTIHADELEAFGGAVLAARLGADSADHLIRIDEDGRRALRGASTVAVMLPGTVFTLGLKGYAPARAMVDEGCAVALASDFNPGSCPILAMPLIMAIACTQMRLTPAEALVGATLNSAWALGLQDEVGSLAPGKAADFLILDGDDHRLVPYRAGHNPVVRVFAGGLEIPA comes from the coding sequence ATGAGCCCCACCGTCCGCCTGACCGACGCCGCCCGCGACGGTTCCGCCGGGATCGACCTGCTGGTCACGAACATCGGCCAGCTCTGCACCCTCGACGTGCCCGCCGCCGACGCCCGCGGTCCGCGGCGGCGCGCCGACATGGGGCTGCTCGGCGAGGTCCCGGACGCGGCGCTGGCCGTGGCCGACGGACGCGTCGCCGGCCACGGTCCGGAAGCCGACCTGTGCGCCGCCCTCTGGCCCGACGGGAAACGTCCTGCCGGCGTCACGGTGATCGACGCCGGGGGCCGCGCGGTCATACCCGGCTTCGTCGATCCGCACACCCACGCCGTCTTCGGCCGCACCCGGCAGGACGAGTACGAGCGGCGCGTGAAGGGGGAGACCTACCTCCAGATCGCGGCGGCCGGCGGCGGCATCCACGCCTCGGTGGCCGACACCCGCACGCGCAGCGAAGAGGAGCTCACCGATCTCACCGTGACCCGCCTGCGCGAGATGCAGGCGTGGGGCACCACCACCGTCGAGATCAAGAGCGGCTACGGCCTGACCCTCGACGACGAGCTGAAGATGCTGCGGGCGGCGCGTGCCGCGGCCGAGCGGACGGGCATGCGCACCGTGCGCACCTGCCTGGCGGCCCACGAGATCCCGCGCGAGTACAAGGACGATCGCGCGGCCTACGTGCGGCTGATCACCGAGGAGATCCTGCCCCGCGTCGCGCGCGAGAAGCTCGCCGAGCGGTGCGATGTCTTCTGCGAGCCGACGGTCTTCGACCTGGAGGAAAGCGTCATCATCCTCAGTCGCGCCCGCGACCTGGGCCTGCGCCTGACGATCCATGCCGACGAGCTGGAGGCCTTCGGCGGCGCCGTGCTGGCCGCGCGGCTCGGGGCCGATTCGGCCGACCACCTCATCCGCATCGACGAGGACGGCCGGCGCGCCCTGCGGGGAGCCTCGACGGTGGCGGTCATGCTGCCGGGCACCGTCTTCACCCTCGGCCTGAAGGGCTACGCCCCGGCCCGCGCCATGGTCGACGAGGGCTGCGCCGTCGCCCTGGCCTCGGATTTCAATCCCGGCAGCTGCCCCATCCTGGCCATGCCCCTGATCATGGCCATCGCCTGCACCCAGATGCGGCTGACCCCGGCCGAGGCCCTGGTGGGGGCGACCCTGAACTCGGCCTGGGCGCTGGGCCTGCAGGACGAAGTCGGCTCCCTGGCGCCCGGCAAGGCGGCCGATTTCCTGATCCTCGACGGCGATGACCACCGCCTGGTTCCCTATCGGGCCGGGCACAACCCCGTCGTGCGGGTTTTCGCCGGCGGACTGGAGATTCCCGCTTAA
- the hutH gene encoding histidine ammonia-lyase: MSPSPTPFVIGDHTLDLATYAGICRGEVPVRLGDGARDRIARCDAFRQRLLESDRRIYGVNTGFGKLADTVIPSGDLAQLQRNLIRSHAVGWGRPLDREEARGMILLRAQSLSHGFSGARVAVVEQLLWLLESGLHPWIPSRGSVGASGDLAPLSHLALVLMGEGHLIDADGNRIPAGPELAARGRDPLVLEAKEGLALINGTQLMNSLGLLAVERAMRLVRRATLAAALSLEALEGSALPFGESYHALRPHREIGDIAACFRSLLAGSTILSGHRDCARVQDPYSVRCSPQVLGATLGVVRQVGAVMLREAGSVTDNPVLLPDEEQVVTGGHFHGQPLALQLDFLYQAVSELADIAERRINLLLGGNGGRLPRFLANEPGLESGLMIAQFLAAALVTENRSKAFPAAVDSVPTSDNQEDHVSMGSVSALKLDGVLSRVEAVVALEMITAGRALQYITRPELAARGGREALSLSGPLADLMEALSGRVDLAPGDRPLSDDVTNVAAWLRRGELPGATRACLITLQID, encoded by the coding sequence GTGAGCCCGTCACCCACCCCGTTCGTGATCGGAGACCACACCCTGGACCTGGCGACCTACGCCGGCATCTGCCGCGGCGAGGTGCCGGTGCGCCTGGGCGACGGGGCCCGCGACCGCATCGCGCGGTGCGACGCCTTCCGGCAGCGGCTGCTCGAATCGGATCGCCGCATCTACGGCGTGAACACGGGCTTCGGGAAACTGGCCGACACGGTGATCCCGTCCGGCGACCTGGCCCAGCTCCAGCGCAACCTCATCCGCAGCCACGCGGTGGGTTGGGGGCGCCCACTCGACCGGGAAGAGGCGCGGGGCATGATCCTGCTGCGGGCGCAGAGCCTCTCCCACGGCTTCAGCGGTGCCCGCGTGGCGGTGGTCGAACAGCTCCTGTGGCTGCTCGAGTCGGGGCTGCACCCCTGGATCCCGTCGCGCGGCTCGGTGGGCGCTTCCGGCGACCTGGCGCCGCTTTCGCACCTGGCCCTCGTGCTCATGGGCGAAGGGCACCTGATCGACGCCGACGGCAACCGCATCCCGGCGGGACCGGAACTGGCGGCGCGCGGGCGCGATCCCCTGGTGCTCGAGGCGAAGGAGGGCCTGGCCCTCATCAACGGCACCCAGCTCATGAACAGCCTCGGCCTGCTCGCGGTCGAGCGCGCCATGCGCCTCGTGCGGCGGGCGACCCTCGCCGCCGCCCTCAGCCTCGAGGCCCTCGAGGGCAGCGCCCTGCCCTTCGGCGAGAGCTACCACGCCCTGCGTCCCCATCGCGAGATCGGCGACATCGCGGCCTGCTTCCGCTCCCTGCTCGCGGGCTCGACCATCCTGAGCGGTCACCGCGACTGCGCGCGCGTGCAGGATCCCTACTCGGTGCGCTGCAGCCCGCAGGTGCTCGGCGCGACCCTCGGCGTGGTGCGGCAGGTCGGCGCGGTGATGCTGCGCGAGGCCGGCTCGGTCACCGACAATCCGGTGCTGCTGCCGGACGAGGAGCAGGTCGTCACCGGCGGCCACTTCCACGGCCAGCCCCTGGCTCTGCAGCTCGACTTCCTCTACCAGGCCGTGAGCGAGCTCGCCGACATCGCCGAGCGCCGCATCAACCTGCTGCTCGGCGGCAACGGCGGGCGGCTGCCGCGCTTCCTGGCCAACGAGCCGGGCCTGGAGTCGGGCCTGATGATCGCCCAGTTCCTGGCGGCCGCCCTCGTCACCGAGAACCGCAGCAAGGCGTTTCCCGCGGCGGTCGACTCGGTGCCCACGAGCGACAACCAGGAGGACCACGTCTCCATGGGCAGCGTGTCCGCGCTCAAGCTCGACGGCGTGCTGTCGCGGGTGGAGGCCGTGGTCGCCCTGGAGATGATCACCGCCGGACGCGCGCTGCAGTACATCACGCGGCCCGAGCTGGCGGCGCGCGGCGGGCGGGAGGCCCTGTCCCTGTCCGGACCCCTGGCCGACCTGATGGAGGCCCTGTCCGGCCGCGTCGATCTCGCCCCGGGCGACCGGCCCCTCAGCGACGACGTCACGAACGTGGCCGCGTGGCTGCGGCGCGGCGAGCTGCCCGGCGCCACCCGCGCCTGCCTGATCACCCTGCAGATCGACTGA